In a genomic window of Sulfurimonas denitrificans DSM 1251:
- a CDS encoding efflux RND transporter periplasmic adaptor subunit — MKILLLLSVACLSLFATIEMSQKQQDDLGIKTTKVKKATSIEFGAYNAKVTLDAKDIISIGLAVDSVVTDIFVTKLLHVKRGDKLLSIRSSELLNLQKDYINALLESENSLKNYQRDEKLYHEGIISQKNLFASQKERLNSEIRVKLSEGELLISGFDTSMLKRVRETHKLIESITILAPRDALVDSIDVNVGEKVDSSKTMMKIFADSKRYLELHVPIDIAKNIALGDRCYFEDKSAKIVAISNIADEETQSIGVRAIIEDAKDVMINRVYFAKIKKSVEGAFEIAKSALVYEQNRALIFKKVSNGYEPLSVLILKESPQSYVIQAHLSESDEVVSSSTSALLSALEHLDE, encoded by the coding sequence ATGAAAATATTATTACTATTAAGTGTTGCTTGTTTGAGCCTTTTTGCAACTATTGAGATGAGCCAAAAACAGCAAGATGATTTAGGTATCAAAACTACAAAGGTTAAAAAAGCAACAAGTATAGAGTTTGGGGCATACAATGCAAAAGTTACTTTAGATGCAAAAGATATCATATCTATCGGGCTGGCAGTTGACTCGGTTGTTACAGATATATTTGTTACAAAGTTACTACATGTAAAGAGAGGAGATAAGCTTCTCTCAATAAGAAGCAGTGAGCTTTTAAACCTTCAAAAAGATTATATCAACGCTCTCTTAGAGAGTGAAAACTCGCTTAAAAATTATCAAAGAGATGAAAAACTCTATCATGAGGGCATCATCTCACAAAAAAATCTATTTGCATCACAAAAGGAGAGACTAAACTCTGAGATAAGGGTAAAGTTAAGTGAGGGTGAACTTCTTATAAGTGGCTTTGATACTTCAATGCTAAAGAGAGTAAGAGAAACGCATAAACTTATAGAGTCAATAACTATCTTAGCACCAAGAGACGCTCTAGTAGATTCAATAGATGTTAATGTCGGAGAGAAGGTGGACTCAAGCAAAACTATGATGAAAATTTTTGCTGATTCTAAGAGATATTTGGAGTTACATGTACCTATTGATATTGCAAAAAATATAGCTCTTGGAGATAGATGCTACTTTGAAGACAAAAGCGCTAAAATCGTAGCCATCTCAAATATAGCAGATGAAGAGACACAATCCATTGGCGTTAGAGCAATCATAGAAGATGCAAAAGATGTAATGATAAATAGAGTCTATTTTGCAAAGATAAAAAAGAGCGTAGAGGGTGCATTTGAAATTGCTAAGAGCGCTTTAGTTTACGAGCAAAACAGGGCATTAATCTTTAAAAAAGTCTCAAATGGATATGAGCCGCTCAGCGTTTTGATACTCAAAGAGAGCCCTCAGAGCTATGTTATACAAGCGCACTTAAGTGAGAGTGATGAAGTTGTTTCAAGTTCAACTTCCGCACTCCTTAGTGCTTTGGAGCATTTAGATGAGTGA
- a CDS encoding TolC family protein, with protein sequence MKVKIFLLIFVSINLFAQNLSEITEAFKKSKRVTSMKEQTKSDIAHAELINSYDAPYLGLNISHADESGNKGSEYAIGVSQEIAHPFANSNKYAAVEAKSRAIEQGAVYAIDVLTLDIEKIYHQACASKEMSQSLQRVYDEQSESFSKLRKAYEFGEISKKELLFNKLDLAKTKQRVETYKREYISELSNLQEAVESLEIRDLECNDLMKITKEIELGRVDEHSLIKELSYEQKEAKSFYDLHNSALSAISYELLYEKELSANRYTFGLNIPLDFLSSKAQTQRAEYLHKSASLLAKKDALTIEIQNSLMASKKKLRTLYEEFVLLDEEILPMSLELKDLAKKSLHEGHSSVLEFLDATRSYSNTTIELQEIKKDYYNELFEFYKKADMRGKL encoded by the coding sequence ATGAAAGTAAAAATATTTTTACTCATTTTTGTCTCTATAAATTTATTTGCGCAAAATCTAAGCGAGATAACAGAAGCATTTAAAAAGAGCAAAAGAGTAACTTCAATGAAAGAGCAGACTAAATCAGATATTGCTCACGCAGAGCTAATAAATAGTTATGATGCACCATATTTAGGGTTAAATATATCTCACGCTGATGAGAGTGGCAATAAAGGTTCAGAGTACGCCATTGGCGTCTCTCAAGAAATAGCACACCCTTTTGCAAACAGCAACAAATATGCGGCGGTAGAAGCAAAGAGTAGAGCAATAGAGCAAGGTGCAGTTTATGCTATTGATGTTTTGACTCTTGATATAGAAAAAATATATCATCAAGCATGTGCATCAAAAGAGATGAGTCAATCTTTGCAAAGAGTTTATGATGAGCAGAGTGAGAGTTTTTCTAAACTACGCAAAGCTTATGAATTTGGAGAGATTTCAAAAAAAGAGCTACTTTTTAATAAGTTAGACTTAGCAAAAACAAAGCAGAGAGTAGAGACTTATAAAAGAGAGTATATATCAGAACTCTCAAATCTTCAAGAGGCAGTTGAGAGCCTTGAAATACGAGATTTAGAGTGTAATGATTTGATGAAAATTACAAAAGAGATAGAGTTAGGGAGAGTTGATGAACATTCTCTCATAAAAGAGCTCTCTTATGAGCAAAAAGAGGCTAAATCTTTTTATGATTTACACAATTCAGCACTAAGCGCTATTAGTTATGAGCTACTTTATGAAAAAGAGCTAAGTGCTAATCGTTATACATTTGGACTCAATATTCCACTTGATTTTCTAAGTTCAAAAGCCCAGACACAAAGAGCTGAATATCTACATAAAAGTGCTTCACTCCTTGCCAAAAAAGATGCGCTCACAATCGAGATACAAAACTCTCTTATGGCATCGAAGAAAAAATTAAGAACTCTTTATGAGGAGTTTGTTTTGCTTGATGAGGAGATTTTGCCCATGAGTTTGGAGTTAAAAGATTTGGCTAAAAAATCTCTACATGAGGGGCATAGTAGTGTTTTAGAGTTTCTTGATGCTACAAGGTCATATTCAAATACAACGATAGAGCTTCAAGAGATAAAAAAAGATTATTATAATGAGCTTTTTGAATTTTATAAAAAAGCTGATATGAGAGGAAAATTATGA
- a CDS encoding GGDEF domain-containing protein, with product MMNNKEKKSLILRTAVTVLVALVVLSIIRTLIINQDLLRSDFSYMLFIQEAVFSIISALIITLLLFLSLREDLKKINIKAHNYAFTDGLTGLYNRHYLNDFLEKFNILQKENSMFAVIFIDIDKFKEINDTIGHLAGDCILKSLALRLKYLTQDADILCRYGGEEFVIICSDISEENIVQKAQKIREEIQNSIFECEHVNITISIGLSFGKKGCDINSVLNEADEALYMAKKSGRNCVSVFDNKKGLSI from the coding sequence ATGATGAACAATAAAGAGAAAAAAAGTTTGATTTTAAGAACAGCTGTTACTGTTTTGGTAGCATTAGTAGTGCTCTCAATTATAAGAACTTTGATTATTAACCAAGATTTACTCAGAAGTGACTTCTCCTATATGCTTTTTATTCAAGAGGCTGTTTTTTCTATAATATCTGCCCTTATAATTACTTTATTATTGTTTTTAAGCTTAAGAGAGGATTTAAAAAAAATAAATATAAAAGCTCATAATTACGCTTTTACAGATGGATTAACAGGGCTTTATAATCGCCATTATTTAAACGATTTTTTAGAGAAATTTAATATTTTGCAAAAAGAAAATAGTATGTTTGCAGTCATATTTATAGATATAGATAAGTTTAAAGAGATAAACGACACGATAGGACATTTGGCTGGGGATTGTATTTTAAAATCTCTGGCTCTTAGACTAAAATATCTAACGCAAGATGCAGATATTTTGTGTCGTTATGGTGGAGAAGAGTTCGTAATTATCTGCAGTGATATCTCAGAAGAAAATATAGTACAAAAAGCTCAGAAGATAAGAGAAGAGATTCAAAATAGTATTTTTGAGTGTGAACATGTAAATATTACCATATCAATAGGGCTTAGTTTTGGTAAAAAAGGTTGTGACATAAACAGTGTTCTTAATGAGGCAGATGAAGCTCTGTATATGGCAAAAAAAAGTGGAAGAAATTGCGTGAGTGTGTTTGATAATAAAAAAGGACTATCTATTTAA
- a CDS encoding helix-turn-helix domain-containing protein, whose amino-acid sequence MIYDVFPSAIELKDVVRQYVVVTSLEGIEKLLFLPNGCNFIIFNRGFDGYIKIYNEDKRFHIPKNYSISIKNNKIKKFKLYDKSLASSVKLPLIMAELTPIGFYKLFNRDATILNKCFLEIQENIIDEYFSQLYTHECVEAELKYLNDALDRLQKSCNNTRMCIQDVMDKIINIYRFEVSVKHLLEEFSCSRSKLEREFKRNIGFTPKNFIYISKFCKTVLAYIEDDCGFNEMEYLYSDYSHMNSVFKKFFGASPSVVFEDVTNNKILLYQMQRAQKHSI is encoded by the coding sequence ATGATATATGATGTTTTTCCTTCAGCAATAGAGCTGAAAGATGTAGTTAGACAGTATGTTGTAGTGACTTCTTTAGAGGGCATAGAAAAGTTACTGTTTTTACCAAATGGGTGTAACTTTATAATATTTAATAGAGGGTTTGATGGATATATCAAAATTTATAATGAGGATAAAAGATTTCATATTCCAAAAAACTACTCCATCAGCATTAAAAATAACAAGATAAAAAAATTTAAACTCTACGATAAGAGCTTAGCCTCAAGTGTAAAACTTCCACTAATAATGGCAGAACTTACGCCAATTGGATTTTACAAACTCTTTAATAGAGATGCAACTATTTTAAATAAGTGCTTTTTAGAAATCCAAGAGAATATAATTGATGAGTATTTTAGTCAGTTATATACTCATGAGTGCGTGGAAGCTGAACTTAAATATCTCAATGATGCTCTAGATAGGCTCCAAAAGTCATGTAACAATACTCGCATGTGCATACAAGATGTTATGGATAAGATTATAAATATATACCGTTTTGAAGTAAGTGTAAAACATCTTCTTGAAGAGTTTAGTTGCAGCAGAAGCAAACTTGAGAGAGAATTTAAAAGAAACATCGGATTTACACCTAAAAATTTTATCTATATCTCAAAGTTTTGCAAGACAGTACTCGCTTACATAGAAGATGATTGCGGATTTAACGAGATGGAGTATCTATATAGTGATTATTCACATATGAACTCTGTTTTTAAAAAATTTTTTGGTGCAAGTCCAAGTGTGGTTTTTGAAGATGTTACAAATAATAAAATTTTGTTATACCAGATGCAAAGAGCTCAAAAGCACTCAATCTAA
- a CDS encoding 3-isopropylmalate dehydratase large subunit: MAQTITEKIFSQHVGRAVFAGEIIRCNIDMVIGNDITTPISIKAFEDSGATKLANPDGFSIVLDHFIPAKDIASANQARISRDFAKKYSLKNFFDEKDMGIEHALLPEKGLVVPGDVIIGADSHTCTHGALGAFSTGMGSTDLAFAMITGGNWFKVPESIKVNLSGKPSKYTTGKDIILEIIRLIGVDGALYKTLEFTGSTIEHLSIDDRFSMCNMAIEAGAKSGIVAYDETTKAFLADKNLAREPRIHYSDADASYVQILNIDVASLDPVIAYPFLPSNGHSVVQAQKDNIKIDQAFIGSCTNGRLSDLKVAAEILKGKRVHPDVRLIVTPGTQMILREANKLGYIDIIVDAGGVVSNPTCGACLGGYMGILGDNEVAISTTNRNFVGRMGSRSSKVYLANSAVAAISAIKGYITDPR, translated from the coding sequence ATGGCGCAAACTATAACTGAAAAAATATTTTCACAGCATGTTGGAAGAGCAGTTTTTGCAGGGGAGATTATCCGCTGCAATATAGACATGGTAATCGGGAATGATATTACAACTCCAATCTCTATAAAAGCTTTTGAAGATAGCGGTGCTACAAAACTTGCAAATCCTGATGGTTTTTCTATCGTCCTTGATCACTTTATTCCAGCAAAAGATATAGCAAGCGCAAATCAGGCGAGAATCAGCCGTGATTTTGCAAAAAAATACTCTCTTAAAAACTTTTTTGATGAAAAAGATATGGGGATTGAACACGCACTTCTTCCAGAAAAAGGTCTCGTTGTCCCTGGAGATGTCATCATCGGTGCAGACAGCCATACGTGTACTCATGGTGCACTCGGGGCATTCTCCACTGGTATGGGGTCAACTGACCTAGCATTTGCCATGATTACTGGGGGAAACTGGTTTAAAGTTCCAGAGTCTATCAAAGTAAACCTAAGCGGAAAGCCATCAAAATATACAACTGGCAAAGATATTATTCTAGAGATTATCCGCTTAATCGGTGTTGATGGCGCCCTTTATAAAACATTGGAGTTCACTGGAAGCACAATTGAGCATCTTAGTATTGATGATAGATTTTCAATGTGCAACATGGCGATTGAAGCTGGCGCAAAGAGCGGAATAGTTGCTTATGATGAGACAACTAAAGCATTTTTAGCTGATAAAAACTTAGCAAGAGAACCTCGTATCCACTACTCAGATGCTGATGCTTCTTATGTTCAAATATTAAATATAGATGTTGCTTCGCTTGACCCAGTTATCGCTTATCCATTCTTGCCATCAAATGGGCACAGCGTTGTTCAAGCTCAAAAAGACAATATTAAAATAGATCAAGCCTTCATTGGAAGCTGCACAAACGGAAGACTAAGTGATCTTAAAGTTGCTGCAGAAATTTTAAAAGGCAAAAGAGTACATCCCGATGTTCGTCTTATAGTAACTCCTGGAACGCAGATGATATTAAGAGAAGCAAACAAACTCGGCTACATTGACATAATTGTAGATGCTGGTGGTGTTGTGAGTAACCCTACATGTGGAGCTTGTCTTGGTGGGTATATGGGGATTTTAGGAGATAATGAAGTTGCTATCTCAACAACAAATCGTAATTTTGTAGGCAGAATGGGCTCAAGAAGTTCAAAAGTATATCTGGCAAATTCAGCTGTTGCAGCAATCTCTGCGATAAAAGGTTACATTACAGACCCAAGATAA